From Piliocolobus tephrosceles isolate RC106 chromosome 16, ASM277652v3, whole genome shotgun sequence, the proteins below share one genomic window:
- the UTS2R gene encoding urotensin-2 receptor — MALTPESRSSFPGLAATGSSVPEPPGSPNATLNSSWASPTEPSSLEDLVATGAIGTLLSAMGVVGVVGNAYTLVVTCRSLRAVASMYIYVVNLALADLLYLLSIPFIVATYITKEWHFGDVGCRVLFSLDFLTMHASIFTLTVMSSERYAAVLRPLDTVQRPKGYRKLLALGTWLLALLLTLPVMLAMRLVRRGPKSLCLPAWSPRAHRAYLTLLFATSIAGPGLLIGLLYARLARAYRRSQRASFKRARRPGARALRLVLGIVLLFWACFLPFWLWQLLAQYREAPLAPRTARIVNYLTTCLTYGNSCANPFLYTLLTRNYRDHLRGRVRSPGSGGARGRVPSLQPRARLQRGSGRSLSSCSPQPTESLVLAPAAPAGPALEGPRDPA; from the coding sequence ATGGCACTGACCCCTGAGTCCCGGAGCAGCTTCCCTGGGCTGGCCGCCACCGGCAGCTCTGTGCCGGAGCCGCCTGGCAGCCCCAACGCAACCCTCAACAGCTCCTGGGCCAGCCCGACGGAGCCCAGCTCCCTGGAGGACCTGGTGGCCACGGGTGCCATTGGGACTCTGCTGTCAGCCATGGGCGTGGTGGGCGTGGTGGGCAACGCCTACACGCTGGTGGTCACCTGCCGCTCCCTGCGCGCGGTGGCCTCCATGTACATCTACGTGGTCAACCTGGCGCTGGCTGACCTGCTGTACCTGCTCAGCATCCCCTTCATCGTGGCCACCTACATCACCAAGGAGTGGCACTTCGGGGATGTGGGCTGCCGCGTGCtcttcagcctggacttcctgACCATGCACGCCAGCATCTTCACGCTGACCGTCATGAGCAGCGAGCGCTACGCTGCGGTGCTGAGGCCGCTGGACACCGTGCAGCGCCCCAAGGGCTACCGCAAGCTGCTGGCGCTGGGCACCTGGCTGCTGGCACTGCTGCTGACGCTGCCCGTGATGCTGGCCATGCGGTTGGTGCGCCGGGGCCCCAAGAGCCTGTGCCTGCCCGCCTGGAGCCCGCGCGCCCACCGCGCCTACCTGACGCTGCTCTTCGCCACCAGCATCGCGGGGCCCGGGCTGCTCATCGGGCTCCTCTACGCGCGTCTGGCCCGCGCCTACCGCCGCTCGCAGCGCGCCTCCTTCAAGCGGGCCCGGCGGCCGGGGGCGCGCGCGCTGCGCCTGGTGCTGGGCATCGTGCTGCTCTTCTGGGCCTGCTTCCTGCCCTTCTGGCTGTGGCAGCTGCTCGCCCAGTACCGCGAGGCCCCGCTGGCGCCGCGGACGGCGCGCATCGTCAACTACCTGACCACCTGCCTCACCTACGGCAACAGCTGCGCCAACCCCTTCCTCTACACGCTGCTCACCAGGAACTACCGCGACCACCTACGCGGCCGCGTGCGGAGCCCGGGCAGCGGCGGAGCCCGGGGGCGCGTTCCCTCCCTGCAGCCCCGCGCCCGCCTCCAGCGCGGTTCCGGCCGCTCCCTGTCTTCCTGCAGCCCACAGCCCACTGAGAGCCTCGTGCTGGCCCCGGCGGCCCCGGCCGGACCTGCGCTGGAGGGTCCCAGGGACCCGGCGTGA
- the OGFOD3 gene encoding 2-oxoglutarate and iron-dependent oxygenase domain-containing protein 3 isoform X1: MAPQRRAATKAAEGNGAAERRNRSSTKKDRAPWEVQRLWQRPWLRTAGLGAGVVLTALLLWSSLGAEDGVSEVLARRGEVVAGRFIEVPCSEDYDSHRRFEGCTPRKCGRGVTDVVITREEAEQIRSIAEKGLSLGGSDGGASILDLHSGALSVGKHFVNLYRYFGDKIQNIFSEEDFQLYREVRQKVQLTIAEAFGISASSLHLTKPTFFSRINSTEARTAHDEYWHAHVDKVTYGSFDYTSLLYLSDYLEDFGGGRFVFMEEGANKTVEPRAGRVSFFTSGSENLHRVEKVHWGTRYAITIAFSCNPDHGIEDPAFP, from the exons CACCAAGAAGGACCGAGCCCCGTGGGAGGTGCAGAGGCTTTGGCAGAGGCCGTGGCTAAGGACTGCGGGCCTGGGGGCCGGCGTTGTGCTCACCGCACTTCTGCTCTGGAGCAGCTTAGGGGCCGAAGACGGGGTCTCAGAGGTCCTGGCCCGCCGTGGTGAGGTCGTGGCGGGGAGATTCATCGAGGTGCCCTGCTCTGAGGACTACGACAGTCACCGCAGGTTTGAAG GCTGCACCCCCAGGAAATGCGGCAGAGGTGTCACCGATGTCGTCATCACCAGGGAGGAAGCGGAGCAGATTCGCAG CATAGCTGAGAAGGGGCTCTCCCTGGGAGGATCTGACGGAGGG GCATCCATTCTGGACTTGCACTCAGGGGCCCTGTCTGTCGGAAAGCACTTTGTGAACCTGTACAG ATACTTTGGGGATAAAATACAGAACATCTTCTCAGAGGAGGACTTCCAGTTATACCG GGAGGTGCGGCAGAAGGTGCAGCTCACCATCGCCGAGGCTTTTGGCATTAGCGCGTCCTCACTGCATCTGACCAAGCCCACCTTCTTCTCCCGCATAAACAGCACGGAGGCGCGGACGGCGCATGACGAGTACTGGCACGCGCACGTGGACAAG GTGACCTACGGCTCCTTCGACTACACCTCGCTGCTGTACCTCTCCGACTACCTGGAGGACTTCGGCGGAGGGCGGTTCGTGTTCATGGAGGAGGGCGCCAACAAGACGGTGGAGCCAAGAGCCG gCCGCGTCTCCTTCTTCACCTCGGGGTCCGAGAACCTGCACCGGGTGGAGAAGGTCCACTGGGGCACCCGCTATGCCATCACCATCGCCTTCAGCTGCAACCCCGACCACGGCATCGAGGACCCAGCATTCCCGTAG
- the OGFOD3 gene encoding 2-oxoglutarate and iron-dependent oxygenase domain-containing protein 3 isoform X2 — MAPQRRAATKAAEGNGAAERRNRSSTKKDRAPWEVQRLWQRPWLRTAGLGAGVVLTALLLWSSLGAEDGVSEVLARRGEVVAGRFIEVPCSEDYDSHRRFEGCTPRKCGRGVTDVVITREEAEQIRSIAEKGLSLGGSDGGASILDLHSGALSVGKHFVNLYRYFGDKIQNIFSEEDFQLYRTEARTAHDEYWHAHVDKVTYGSFDYTSLLYLSDYLEDFGGGRFVFMEEGANKTVEPRAGRVSFFTSGSENLHRVEKVHWGTRYAITIAFSCNPDHGIEDPAFP; from the exons CACCAAGAAGGACCGAGCCCCGTGGGAGGTGCAGAGGCTTTGGCAGAGGCCGTGGCTAAGGACTGCGGGCCTGGGGGCCGGCGTTGTGCTCACCGCACTTCTGCTCTGGAGCAGCTTAGGGGCCGAAGACGGGGTCTCAGAGGTCCTGGCCCGCCGTGGTGAGGTCGTGGCGGGGAGATTCATCGAGGTGCCCTGCTCTGAGGACTACGACAGTCACCGCAGGTTTGAAG GCTGCACCCCCAGGAAATGCGGCAGAGGTGTCACCGATGTCGTCATCACCAGGGAGGAAGCGGAGCAGATTCGCAG CATAGCTGAGAAGGGGCTCTCCCTGGGAGGATCTGACGGAGGG GCATCCATTCTGGACTTGCACTCAGGGGCCCTGTCTGTCGGAAAGCACTTTGTGAACCTGTACAG ATACTTTGGGGATAAAATACAGAACATCTTCTCAGAGGAGGACTTCCAGTTATACCG CACGGAGGCGCGGACGGCGCATGACGAGTACTGGCACGCGCACGTGGACAAG GTGACCTACGGCTCCTTCGACTACACCTCGCTGCTGTACCTCTCCGACTACCTGGAGGACTTCGGCGGAGGGCGGTTCGTGTTCATGGAGGAGGGCGCCAACAAGACGGTGGAGCCAAGAGCCG gCCGCGTCTCCTTCTTCACCTCGGGGTCCGAGAACCTGCACCGGGTGGAGAAGGTCCACTGGGGCACCCGCTATGCCATCACCATCGCCTTCAGCTGCAACCCCGACCACGGCATCGAGGACCCAGCATTCCCGTAG